The sequence below is a genomic window from Ignavibacteriales bacterium.
AAATATTGATACTTTACACCGGTACCATACATCATCTCTGGGACATTATGTTATCAAATTATTAAATACCATTTAACTACAAATCTTCATTTCAATTTATGGCCTATCTAAGTTATTTATATTCAACAAAATATTTTATTTTCTTATTATTATATCTAAAATAAATTTCGGAGCAAGTTGATAGATCGTTCTTTGACTTCTTTATCCAAAATTGACCAATTAAAAATGTAAGTAAGAATAACTAATGACAATGCTATTCCCCAAATATAATAACTGAATTCAATCCCGAATAGTACAGAGGATGTAAAAATCAGTATGATCAATGGTGCCGCTGTTGCAGTCAAACTTGCTTTGATATCTAAACTTCCGTTAAAAGTATTTAGAATTTTTTGCACATAAAAATAGGGTAATACAATTGAAGAAAATATTTCACTAATTAGAACTGCAACACCAATACCCGTTAAGCCCATAAGACCGGCTAAATAATATGAAAATCCAAATAAAGTAATCACTGTGATCGCACGGAGATTATTTATTCCATAGAGATAATTATAAAGCCCCGCACCGAAATTAATCACTGAGATACTTGCAGCTAGACTAATAAAAAGTTTAAAATCAAAATTTATTATTCCTTTTGTCCAGATTCTAAATATTATTTCAGCAAAAGGGATCACCAATATAATTCCTATATTAACAACTACACCGCTAAAAAACCAATTTGCAATAAACACGGAATTAAGTTTTTCCTTTTCTTTTGTAGTATGGTATCTAACAAAATCAGGTAATATAGAATTTATCAAAAGATTTGTGATTGAAAGGGCGGTATTAGTCATTGTCCTTATCGTAGTAAATGCAGGCAAAACCACAGATGAAAATAGATTAGATATAAGTAGTATGAGCCCATTATTATTTAATTGCAGGAATAAAACTATTTAGCGTGAGTACTAACGAATGCTTAAAAATTTTTAAAGCTGTTTTTAGGTTAGCACCTTGCCACCAAGGATAGAACTCCGGAATTTTTTCTTTATGTAAAGTAAAACCATAAACAATAATTTGTATCAATACAAAAGATGCTGGCTTCTAAAATACTACCGCTAATATAGTTACTATTAAAATTGAAAAGAATTGGCAAAATCTATATAAAACACCCCACCACTGAGCTTGAAAGTGGGAAAAACCACTTGGCACCATAAGTTTGTGTAAAATACCACCAATGCTACCTGAAATAAACCAAAAAGTTATTAGAATAAGTAAACTTGAAGGGACCGCATATTTTGTTAGTACAACTGAATTAATACCATAAAAGCCGGAGGTAATTAAATAGAACTAATAAAATAACCAATAATATTTGTACTACCCCTATGATAACCGCCATATAAAAACTGGATGCAAGAGTATTTTTTAATTCATTTTTATCGACGTGATAAGTAATATTCATTTTATTACCTATAAAATTTATGTGGCCTGAATCCAGGGATTGAAGTAAAGAAAAACCAGCATATAATGCTAACCAAACACCATATTTTTCGTTGCCCCAGTATTTTAATAAAATCGGTACTAGTATTATAGTCTGAGCGAACGAAAAAATAAATGAGATGAATCCAACAAAGGAATTTCTGAATGCGCGGTGTTGTACACTTGAGTTCTTAGACATTATAATAGATTTTATTTTCTATTTAAAGAATAAATTATATTTCAGAATAGTTCTATTAATAAAACCGTTATAGATAGCGTCAATCTTCAAACTAGTTAAACAAAATCTGACAATACTAATAATGAATTTACATAAAATAATTCCAATTTAATGCCACCAGCAGGATAGCATTTTCGTATGTCTTTTATTCTTATAAAAAGAATACCTATACCATTTACTATTTCAAAGCTTACCTTATTTCTAAATACAAACCTCTTTAATTTGTATTGTAAATAATTTGGATAATTATTTCTATTAATATTATTCGAATGTATATCAAATAAGAGAAAAATCCTGTCCCAGGAAAAAGTCGTATAATCTTTTGGATAATCTGTTGGTCTTTCCACCCTAACTTTAATGAGCGGTTCATTTACATATCCGACATCCCATTTTGCGCTTAATCTCATCCAAGGTCGACATCTGCGAGCATTCCAAATTTTTCATCCATTCCACCAATCTCATCATAAAACTTTTTCTAATTAAAGCTGTGCCTCTAACAGGGCAACCCCAATATTTGAGTAAATATTTATTTTAAAAATAAATCACCATTCATAATTTCATTGAATTGATAATTCATTTTTCTATGATAAATGATGTTATTCCCAAGATTATATTCGTTAAATACAAACGCAATATTATTAGATTTATTAATTACATTCATCCACTTTCCAGTAATCTGCTTTCGACCGAATCATCATAGGTGCAATAAAGCTATAAAATCACCTTTTGATTGTGAGATCGCATAATTTGCATTGCCAGCCATTCCAAGGTTTATTGGTGTCTTAATTGCCTTAATATTTTTATGAATAACAGCATACTTTTGAATAATATCCCGGGAATAATCTGTGGAATTATCATCACTTATAATAAATTCAAAATCATTATATGTCTGGGCTAAAATGTATTCGATTATCTCTGCAAGTATATGACCATGGTTATATACTAAAAGACAGACACTTATTCTAACATTGTCATTATACATTAGAAAAATCTATCATCCTCTAAATTCAATTTCTGCTTTTATAATTTTTGCAGGATTACCCCCAACCAATGATCTGGCTGGAACATCTTTTGTGACAACTGAATGAGCAGCTATAACAGCGCCGTCGCCAATTGTTACTCCTTTAAGAATGGTGGCATTCATACCTATCCAGACATTATTACCTATTATCACAGGTGCTGTTTCAATCTGTTGCACTCCTTCTATATATAATTTGTGAAAGTCATGATCACAAATTGTTACACCCCAGGCAATTGCACAATCTTTACCAATTTTAACACTCTCTTTGAGATTATCTTAGAATTTCCGGCGGTGAAGGTATTCCCTTCAAAACTAATTTTACCACCTTCTAATATCCAAATCAGGGAACCACGCCCTATATGATTATATCCATAGATGTTAAGTTCACCACCCATTCTAATGTACATTGAAATACGACCAGCCCAACCTCTAAAACTGCTTCTCTCAGTTCCAAACACAAGAAATCCATTATCATAAAAATTTACTACAGCATTTTTCTCAAATGTAAAATTTGCTTTCCAATTGATATAAGCACATAATCGTAAAAAAGATTTTGAAACTGAATATTTTGATATGAGGTGAAAAATGAAAAATTAAACTACGCAAATTGTATTGGTGCTTCTATTTTAATATGAGCAAACGGATGTTTCATATTTTATTAAATAATATTTTAATAAGGTTAAAAAAAAACACATTTTATAATAAGAACTTTTTAAACTCTTAAAAATATAGTGTTCTCAAAGAATTTATTATTGATGAATAACTATAATTTTCAATTATTTTAAGAGATTCCTTACCAAAACTATCTCTCATATTTTTGTCAAACAATAAAATCTGCATCTTTGTTTTTAAGTCATCAACATTTGAACACTCAAATTGAAAACCATTTTGCCCGTCTCTCAATAAATCATTAGCGCAGCCAATTTGATCTGATAAAACAAGTGGCAGGCTAAAATTCATTGCTTCATTAACTACTAACTCCGCAGGTTTCACCTGCACCAGATGGAAGTACAAAGATATCAGCACAAGCAAAATATTTTCCAATTTCAGTTTGATTTTTAAAGCCTGTTAGATAAACACCTTTTATTACATTTGCTTTAATATACTCTTCCATTTCACTTCTAAGTTCGCCATCGCCTAAGAAAATTAATGCTGAATTTTCATCGCTTAACAAATGATAAGATTTTAATAAATCCATTGGTCTCTTTTTGTATATGTACTTACCTGAAGTGAGGATAATCTTTTGATCAATAGGCAACCCAAGCTCTTTTCTTATTATGCGTTTTTTGTCTTTATTTTCTTCGTATTCATTTTTAAATCTGTCATTATCGACTGCATGAGGTGTGAAAACAAATTTACGTTCAGGTACTCCATAATATTTATAGTATTCTTTATTTTGTTTTCCTACATACAAAAAATAGTCAATGAAACTAAATAATAATTTTCCAAGCAGTATTCTTTTAAATGAAAGAAATATTTTATTCTTTAATATTTCCTGATTGTAAGGGTTGTCACCTCTGATACAGACTTTTAATCCATACATTTTACCAAGAACAATTGAAATCATATTTGTGAAATTATTCCAACCGTGTACAACTAAAAAATTTCCTCTTTCTTTCTTTAGAATTTGGAATATTTCAAAGTTAATTAATCCAAAAAAACCATTAAAGATAGAAGGTTTCAAGAATTATTCTTCAGAAATTTGTAATTGTACTCTTCTAGCAGTGGAACATCCCACTTAACCTCAACACCAAAACCATTATCAATGTGTCCTTTGACATTCTCATCAGAACAATATAGAACAATTAAATCGATATCAGGTTGTTCAGCAATTTTAACAAACAGTGGGGAAAAATACTGTATGGGGTGGCTTAAAAGAAAAATAAATCGTTTGTTGTTATTTGCCATTATTTTTAGCAATTAAGTTGTAAAACTAAAATAATCGAACAACATATTTCCTAATTAATTTTTTTAATAATTTTATTAACAAAAAAGTTCCTTGTTTACGATGTATTTGTTAAAAATCGTGTAATTGAGTTCGGCGTAATATCCATAATTTTATTTTTCAATCTTCCAGCGGGGATCGGAAATAGTTCAGATTTAGAACCAAATATTTTTACATAATTAATTTCAAAAAGATCCTTTACACCATCTTTCCACTCTTTTATAGAGTAATGCCTCGCTGTAAACCCATCTGTTAGATTTTGGACTAAATTTTTTAATGAACCGTATTTGAAGAGCTTTCCTAAAATAATTCCTTGTATAAATCCACTGGCTATGTAATAACCCATATACTCCTATGGTAAACCATAATTATCGCTTCGCCGCCCGGTTTCAAAACTCTTTGTATTTCTTCTAAGATTTTTCTTGTATTAGAAGAATGATGAATAACACCCCAGGACCAAACAAAATCAAACGAATTATCTTCAAATTGTAAAGCTTCAGCATCCATTTTTAATATTTTACCATTAAGTTCAAAAACTTTAAATCTGTTTGAAGCCTTGTAATTGCATAGTCTGTTAGATCAATGCCGGTAAAATCTTTAGCGTATTTTGCTAATAATGCGGCGTGACTTCCATTTCCAACCCCTATTTCAAGAACCTTCTTATTTTTTAAGGATTCAAAATCAATCAATTTTCAAACGGAATTTTTTATAAGGTAAAAATTCAATTGCATTAGAAAAAAACCTCTTCTATCTATTTCCTTATAAAATTCTTTACTGAATTCTTTGTATTGTAATTCTTCATTCCAATCATAACGCATTGGGTGGGTTTCCCACCAGTTTTTATTTTGTTCCTGCCATTTCTTTTCATCTTCCTTATCAAATGGTAAAGCAGTAGGTGAATTTAAGCTTTCTGGCTTTTTTATTAAAATCTTTCATTATCTCTTAACTTTTCGAAATTAACAATTGGGTAATTCCTAATAATATTATTAGTTACTATTTAAAACTTTTGAATATAATATACCATATTGCTCAGCGATATCATTTAGGTTAAATCTTTTAGCATTCTTATAGCCATTATGGATTAAATTGTTTCTAAAAATGTCATCATTAATGATTTTAAGAATACCGCCTCTAATTTCTTCAACGTTAAAAGGATTAACAATTAATCGCATCACCCGCAACTTCGGGCATTGATAGTAAATTAGAAGTAATAACAGGTCTGCCAACAGTGTTTGCTTCAACTATCGGCATTCCAAAACCTTCGTAAGTAGAAACGAATGCCAGCATATCGCAGGCAATATATTGTTCAAATACTTCTTCATCTGACAAGTATGTAAAGTTTGCATAATCAATATTATTTTCATTTAACTCATTTATTACTTCACTCCTAAGCACACCTATGATATGTAGTTTACAGTTTAACCCTGATATAGATTTTATGAGTCTAATAAGATTTTTGTTAGTATCTGTACCTATATGAAGTATTATCGGCTTCTCTTTATTAAATTCTTTATCCACACGATGAAAAACAGGGGATATTGAAACGTGAATTACTTTTATTTTATCCGGATCACATTTTACATATTTAAGAATCTCATCCTTAGTTGCCTGTGAAATTGCTACAACAAACTTAGCCCTTGCAATAGGAATTGAATACCAGAATAATTTTGCTATTTGCAGCTTTATACCAGTTAATCTGTCCAGTAATACACAATCTAGGATTGTTACAATATTTTTATTTTCCTAAAAAATAAATTAAGATAATTTACATCACCTGTAATATGATTAACGTCCATTTGTTTTAAATGCGGCTTCAATCGTGTTGTATAGCCTTTTGAATAGTCCATTGCTATAATAACTGCACTCATTATATTCAATATCAAACTTATCACTTAGTGCATTTCGGACATTTTTATAAAATCCTTCAATACTATAATGGCTGCTTTTTATTACTTTTCTGTGAAAATGAACAACTTGCATTACTAACTATATCTTAATTTCTAAATAAATTTTGAGAGTACATAAAGCGCCCAGAGTCGTGACCAATGAAGCTTGTTAATGTTGAGTGCTGAATGTTTAATCAAGGGGGTTCAGTTTAGAATCTTAGATTTGAATTATTAATTCTTTAAGTTTACCGTTGCTCATCCAATCTGCAAAAGGAAAAGTAAAGCCCATTTTTGGTCTGTTAATCAGTTCTAAAGGAATATCCCCAACTGCATCAACTAACATTTTTTGGATAATTTTATCAAAGGCATTATCAATATAAGGAAGAACAGTTTTATATAGAAGATGGTCTACAAAAGGCACACGAAGTTCCAGGGAATGCGCCATACTAAAACATCGCTGTCGCGCAGTAACTGGTTGCGCATATAGCATGTTGTTTCCATCATAGAGACATATTGAAGGGCGCTTAAATCATTAAGTGGTGCTTGCCGCGCTTCTCCCGCAATGACGGACGTTGATCCCGAAACAAGTTCGGGATGACAAGACCAACCAAGGGTTTTCAGTTCGGCATTTGTGAACAATCCACGCATAAGTTTGTATTCAGCATTTGGCGCATCTGGGTTGTTAAAATACTCAATTGCTTTAGCCGGTAA
It includes:
- a CDS encoding glycosyltransferase family 2 protein, with product MYNDNVRISVCLLVYNHGHILAEIIEYILAQTYNDFEFIISDDNSTDYSRDIIQKYAVIHKNIKAIKTPINLGMAGNANYAISQSKGDFIALLHL
- a CDS encoding acyltransferase — protein: MNATILKGVTIGDGAVIAAHSVVTKDVPARSLVGGNPAKIIKAEIEFRG
- a CDS encoding glycosyltransferase: MKPAELVVNEAMNFSLPLVLSDQIGCANDLLRDGQNGFQFECSNVDDLKTKMQILLFDKNMRDSFGKESLKIIENYSYSSIINSLRTLYF
- a CDS encoding glycosyltransferase, producing MKPSIFNGFFGLINFEIFQILKKERGNFLVVHGWNNFTNMISIVLGKMYGLKVCIRGDNPYNQEILKNKIFLSFKRILLGKLLFSFIDYFLYVGKQNKEYYKYYGVPERKFVFTPHAVDNDRFKNEYEENKDKKRIIRKELGLPIDQKIILTSGKYIYKKRPMDLLKSYHLLSDENSALIFLGDGELRSEMEEYIKANVIKGVYLTGFKNQTEIGKYFACADIFVLPSGAGETCGVSS
- a CDS encoding class I SAM-dependent methyltransferase — translated: MLKMDAEALQFEDNSFDFVWSWGVIHHSSNTRKILEEIQRVLKPGGEAIIMVYHRSIWVIT
- a CDS encoding class I SAM-dependent methyltransferase, coding for MIDFESLKNKKVLEIGVGNGSHAALLAKYAKDFTGIDLTDYAITRLQTDLKFLNLMVKY
- a CDS encoding glycosyltransferase, whose translation is MDKEFNKEKPIILHIGTDTNKNLIRLIKSISGLNCKLHIIGVLRSEVINELNENNIDYANFTYLSDEEVFEQYIACDMLAFVSTYEGFGMPIVEANTVGRPVITSNLLSMPEVAGDAINC